The following coding sequences are from one Roseburia hominis A2-183 window:
- the rsgA gene encoding ribosome small subunit-dependent GTPase A yields MQGKIVKGISGFYYVHVAGSGIYECKAKGIFRNQKIKPLVGDNVTIAVLDEEQMLGNIEEILPRENALIRPAVANIDQALVIFAAAKPKPNFNLLDRFLIMMEYQKVPVTICFNKCDLLTGEELHAFSDVYEQCGYPVVYTSAREQRGIDVLLERLEGKVTSVAGPSGVGKSSLINCLQPERQMETGAISRKIERGRHTTRHSEIIPIKEQTYIMDTPGFSTLDIPGLEKEDLWWYYPEFEEYEPNCRFKGCSHIGEPDCGVKEAVEAGKISRLRYENYRQLYQELKEQKKY; encoded by the coding sequence ATGCAGGGAAAGATTGTAAAAGGAATTTCCGGATTCTACTACGTTCACGTAGCGGGATCCGGAATTTATGAATGTAAGGCAAAAGGAATTTTCCGCAACCAGAAGATCAAGCCGCTGGTGGGCGATAACGTGACGATTGCTGTGCTGGATGAGGAGCAGATGCTTGGAAATATTGAGGAGATTCTTCCGAGAGAAAATGCCTTGATCCGTCCGGCGGTTGCCAACATCGATCAGGCGCTTGTGATTTTTGCGGCGGCAAAGCCGAAGCCAAATTTTAATCTGCTGGACCGTTTTCTGATTATGATGGAATATCAGAAGGTGCCGGTTACGATCTGTTTTAACAAGTGTGATCTTCTGACCGGGGAGGAGCTGCACGCGTTTTCGGATGTCTACGAACAGTGTGGCTATCCGGTGGTGTATACCTCGGCGAGAGAGCAGCGGGGAATCGATGTGCTGCTTGAGCGGCTGGAAGGAAAGGTGACGTCGGTGGCAGGACCCTCGGGTGTGGGCAAGTCATCGCTCATCAACTGTCTGCAGCCGGAGCGCCAGATGGAGACTGGGGCAATCAGCAGAAAGATTGAGCGAGGCCGCCATACGACCCGCCACTCGGAGATTATTCCGATTAAAGAGCAGACTTACATCATGGATACGCCGGGATTTTCCACGCTGGATATTCCGGGACTGGAAAAGGAAGATCTGTGGTGGTATTATCCGGAATTTGAGGAGTATGAGCCAAACTGCCGTTTTAAGGGCTGCAGTCATATCGGGGAGCCGGACTGCGGGGTAAAAGAGGCGGTGGAAGCCGGGAAAATCAGCCGGCTCCGTTATGAGAATTACAGGCAGTTATATCAGGAATTAAAAGAACAGAAGAAATATTAA
- a CDS encoding thiamine diphosphokinase produces the protein MKHFVIISGGTIDDSFADRWFEEEKPDAVIAADAGMEYLYRSHRVPDVIVGDFDSVGTEALAYFKTLPGVAIQKLIPEKDDTDTESAIRLAIRRGAERITLLGATGTRLDHVLGNIELLGIGLKAGIPIQICDAHNRICMIDRGMTLARKEQFGTYVSLIPYTECVEHLTLKGFKYPLTDACLRGFCSLGVSNEIVADTAEISFESGILLVVESKD, from the coding sequence ATGAAACATTTTGTAATAATTTCAGGCGGAACGATCGACGATTCTTTTGCGGACAGATGGTTTGAGGAAGAGAAGCCGGATGCCGTTATCGCTGCGGATGCCGGAATGGAATATCTGTACCGCAGCCACCGGGTGCCGGATGTGATTGTCGGGGATTTCGATTCCGTGGGAACGGAGGCTCTTGCTTATTTTAAGACATTGCCCGGTGTGGCGATCCAGAAGCTGATTCCGGAGAAGGACGACACGGATACCGAGTCTGCAATCCGGCTTGCGATCCGGCGCGGAGCAGAGCGCATCACGCTTTTGGGAGCGACGGGGACACGGCTGGATCATGTGCTGGGGAATATCGAACTGCTTGGAATTGGGCTAAAGGCGGGGATTCCCATCCAGATCTGCGATGCCCATAACCGCATCTGTATGATTGACCGGGGAATGACTCTTGCGAGAAAGGAACAGTTCGGAACGTATGTGTCGCTCATTCCCTATACGGAATGTGTGGAGCATCTGACGCTGAAGGGATTTAAATATCCCCTCACGGACGCCTGCCTGCGTGGATTCTGTTCGCTTGGCGTGAGCAACGAGATCGTGGCAGATACGGCAGAGATCTCGTTTGAGAGCGGGATTCTTCTTGTGGTGGAATCAAAGGACTGA
- the pknB gene encoding Stk1 family PASTA domain-containing Ser/Thr kinase: MLTEGMYIADRYEIIGKIGAGGMSDVYKAKDLTLGRFVAIKVLKPEFSEDLNFVTKFRTEAQSAAGLEHPNIVNIYDVGSEKGMHYIVMEYVEGITLKTYIEKKGQLSFKEAVSIAIQVGRGIEAAHSKGIIHRDIKPQNIIISTEGKVKVTDFGIARAASSNTISSDVMGSVHYSSPEQARNGFVDGKSDIYSLGIVMYEMVTGRVPFDGDTTVAVAIQHLQEEIVPPSAYAPNLPISMEKIILKCTQKNPDRRYESMTALLTDLRKALVSPNEDFVVMVPATNQDKTRIIGEDDLKQIKEEADSLYLKADQAVHARAEEMNRYDEDEDDAEDVDDDELDDEDDGDLNPKMEKAITIMGIVAAVVIVIIIIVIVVNLFGGIKSKKQSDTETSRTETTQTESQNADTVTVPDFRGTTYADAQTEAEKKGLKLENKGEVSSDDYDEGEIANQDPESGKEVEEGTTIGVVISNGKGSVEVPSVTGDSEDDAVSALEKEGFKPNKTYAYDDSVEEGKVISQTPSAGDKAKTGDTITIVISQGAEAVTVPDVKTTYKSEEQARDLLSDFNVTVKTAYSDSYPEGIVMDQSIDPGKQVEKGSDITITVSMGPSPSQSVTATTYSFKATINLPGDTSNVSGATITLYDTSGNVLGQWNKAITDDFSISKTGLLAKEGYLVISWLDLNGNKINDQTTSTYQFTPES; encoded by the coding sequence ATGTTAACAGAGGGAATGTATATAGCGGACCGTTATGAAATCATAGGGAAAATTGGTGCCGGCGGAATGTCTGACGTATATAAGGCAAAAGATCTTACGCTCGGACGTTTTGTGGCAATCAAGGTTTTAAAGCCGGAGTTTTCGGAGGATCTGAATTTTGTGACAAAGTTCCGCACGGAGGCACAGTCTGCCGCGGGATTAGAACATCCGAATATCGTAAATATCTACGATGTCGGAAGCGAAAAAGGAATGCATTATATCGTGATGGAGTATGTGGAAGGCATCACGTTAAAGACATATATTGAGAAAAAGGGCCAGCTTTCTTTTAAGGAGGCAGTCAGCATTGCCATTCAGGTGGGAAGAGGTATTGAGGCGGCGCACAGCAAGGGCATCATCCACCGTGACATCAAGCCGCAGAATATTATTATTTCTACAGAAGGAAAGGTAAAAGTAACGGATTTCGGTATTGCGCGTGCAGCAAGCAGCAACACGATCAGTTCCGATGTGATGGGCTCCGTGCATTATTCTTCTCCGGAGCAGGCACGCAACGGATTTGTGGACGGCAAGAGCGACATCTATTCCCTCGGTATTGTGATGTATGAGATGGTGACGGGACGTGTGCCGTTTGACGGGGATACGACCGTGGCGGTTGCCATCCAGCATCTGCAGGAGGAGATCGTTCCGCCGAGTGCCTACGCTCCGAATCTTCCAATCAGTATGGAGAAGATCATTTTAAAATGTACGCAGAAGAATCCGGACCGCCGTTATGAGTCCATGACGGCACTTTTGACGGATCTGCGCAAGGCGCTTGTCAGCCCGAATGAGGATTTTGTCGTGATGGTTCCTGCAACCAACCAGGACAAGACGCGCATTATCGGAGAGGACGACTTAAAGCAGATCAAGGAGGAGGCAGACAGCCTCTATCTTAAGGCGGATCAGGCGGTGCACGCGAGAGCGGAGGAGATGAACCGCTACGATGAGGATGAGGACGACGCAGAAGATGTGGACGATGATGAGCTGGATGACGAGGATGACGGCGATCTGAATCCGAAGATGGAGAAAGCGATTACGATCATGGGAATTGTCGCGGCAGTCGTGATTGTGATTATCATCATTGTGATTGTGGTAAATCTGTTCGGCGGAATCAAGTCCAAGAAGCAGTCTGATACGGAGACGTCGCGCACAGAGACCACGCAGACCGAGAGCCAGAATGCAGATACGGTTACCGTTCCGGATTTCCGCGGTACGACTTATGCGGATGCGCAGACCGAGGCGGAGAAGAAGGGATTAAAGCTGGAGAACAAGGGCGAAGTATCCTCTGACGACTATGATGAGGGAGAGATCGCCAATCAGGACCCGGAGAGCGGCAAGGAAGTCGAAGAGGGCACGACGATCGGCGTTGTGATCAGCAACGGCAAGGGCAGTGTGGAAGTGCCGAGTGTGACCGGAGACTCTGAGGATGATGCAGTGTCTGCATTGGAAAAGGAAGGTTTCAAGCCGAACAAGACATACGCTTACGATGACAGTGTGGAGGAGGGAAAAGTCATTTCCCAGACACCGTCCGCAGGTGATAAGGCAAAAACAGGTGATACGATCACGATCGTCATCAGCCAGGGCGCAGAGGCAGTGACCGTTCCGGATGTGAAGACGACCTACAAGTCCGAGGAGCAGGCGAGAGATCTGCTGTCGGATTTTAATGTGACGGTCAAGACGGCGTACAGTGATAGTTACCCGGAAGGCATTGTCATGGATCAGAGTATTGATCCGGGCAAGCAGGTGGAAAAAGGCAGCGACATCACGATCACGGTAAGCATGGGACCGTCACCGTCCCAGAGTGTGACAGCAACGACCTACAGCTTCAAGGCGACGATCAACCTGCCGGGCGATACGTCCAACGTATCCGGCGCAACAATCACGCTGTATGATACTTCCGGCAATGTGCTGGGACAGTGGAATAAGGCGATCACAGATGATTTTTCCATCAGCAAGACGGGACTGCTTGCAAAAGAGGGCTATCTGGTGATCTCATGGCTGGATTTAAATGGCAACAAGATCAACGATCAGACCACGAGCACCTACCAGTTTACACCGGAATCATAA
- the rpe gene encoding ribulose-phosphate 3-epimerase, translating to MNCLSPSILSADFSRLGEQIRELDEAGAQYVHIDVMDGMFVPSISFGLPVIRSIRPCTDRIFDVHLMIEEPGRYIEDFVGAGADLITVHAESCKHLDRTIASIKERGILAGVALNPATPLQTVEYVLEKVDMVLIMTVNPGFGGQKFIPYTLQKVRDLKKMIDARGLKTDIEVDGGVNLSNVEEIMSAGANIIVAGSAVFNGDVAENTQMFLDILNS from the coding sequence ATGAATTGTTTGTCGCCATCCATATTATCCGCAGATTTTTCAAGACTGGGAGAGCAGATCCGTGAACTGGACGAGGCAGGGGCACAGTATGTACATATTGATGTCATGGACGGAATGTTTGTGCCAAGTATTTCCTTCGGACTTCCGGTAATCCGCTCCATCCGTCCCTGTACGGACCGGATCTTCGACGTGCATCTGATGATCGAGGAGCCGGGGCGCTATATTGAGGATTTTGTCGGAGCCGGAGCCGATCTGATTACCGTGCATGCAGAGAGCTGCAAGCATCTGGACCGCACGATTGCTTCCATCAAAGAGCGGGGGATTCTTGCGGGGGTTGCGTTAAATCCTGCTACGCCGCTGCAGACGGTGGAGTATGTGCTTGAAAAAGTGGACATGGTGCTGATTATGACGGTGAACCCTGGATTCGGCGGGCAGAAGTTTATCCCGTATACCTTGCAGAAGGTTCGTGATCTTAAGAAAATGATTGATGCGCGCGGGTTGAAAACAGACATTGAGGTGGACGGCGGGGTCAATCTCTCCAACGTGGAGGAGATTATGAGTGCCGGCGCCAACATCATCGTGGCGGGAAGCGCTGTTTTTAACGGAGATGTCGCTGAAAACACCCAGATGTTTCTGGATATTTTAAATTCTTAA